A genome region from Hoplias malabaricus isolate fHopMal1 chromosome 8, fHopMal1.hap1, whole genome shotgun sequence includes the following:
- the spcs3 gene encoding signal peptidase complex subunit 3 — translation MNTVLSRANSLFAFSLSVMAALTFGCFITTAFKDRSVPVDIHVSKVMLKNVDDFTGPRERSDLGFVTFDLSADLQPIFDWNVKQLFLYLSAEYSTKSNVLNQVVLWDKIVLSGENTKLNLKDMKSKYFFFDDGNGLRANKNITLTLSWNVVPNAGILPLVMGSGHRSLPFPESYESSKSY, via the exons ATGAATACGGTTTTGTCCAGAGCCAACTCCCTGTTCGCCTTCTCCCTCAGCGTCATGGCGGCGCTCACCTTCGGCTGTTTCATCACCACAGCCTTCAAGGACCGCAGCGTTCCCGTCGACATACACGTCTCTAAAGTCATGTT AAAAAACGTGGATGACTTCACGGGTCCGAGAGAGAGGAGTGACCTGGGGTTCGTGACGTTCGACCTCTCGGCTGAT CTTCAGCCCATATTTGACTGGAACGTGAAGCagctctttctctatctctctgctgAGTATTCAACAAAAAGCAAT GTCCTGAACCAGGTGGTCTTATGGGACAAGATTGTTCTGAGTGGAGAGAACACCAAACTGAACCTGAAGGACATGAAATCCAAATACTTCTTTTTTGATGATGGAAACGGCCTCAG AGCCAATAAGAACATCACTCTGACTCTGTCCTGGAACGTGGTGCCGAATGCTGGGATCTTGCCGCTGGTCATGGGCTCTGGACACAGGTCCCTCCCTTTCCCCGAGTCGTACGAGTCCTCCAAGAGCTACTGA
- the asb5b gene encoding ankyrin repeat and SOCS box protein 5b isoform X1, producing MTEVLEERPFGSKYTNVYLSIFALFCFKLFIKISLNILTHFYVVKGNRKEAARIAAEFYDFGQSQSSWADRSPLHEAASQGRLLALRTLLSQGYNANIITIDHVTPLHEACLGDHVACARALIEAGANVNATTIDGVTPLFNACSAGSAPCTEVLLEHGANPQPELCQPSPLHEASSKGRSACVEALIAWGADVDYDIPHLGTALYIACSSRELQCTRKLLDGGANVQKGRFLDTPLHAAAEKDCPEIIRVLLEFGANINARNLELQRPVETAPPSSAAENVLLLYEASPPALTQLCRLSIREHLGRTRLHLIPQLRLPTLLHRFLQYR from the exons ATGACTGAGGTTCTGGAGGAGCGGCCGTTCGGCTCGAAGTACACCAACGTCTACCTGTCCATTTTTGCTCTCTTCTGCTTCAAACTCTTCATAAAGATCAGCCTCAACATCCTCACACACTTCTACGTGGTCAAAGGGAACCGAAAGGAGGCAGCCCGCATTGCGGCGGAGTTCTACGACTTTGGCCAAAGCCAGA gctCATGGGCGGATCGATCTCCACTCCACGAAGCAGCAAGTCAGGGTCGACTCCTGGCCCTAAGAACCCTTCTCTCACAG GGTTACAATGCCAACATCATCACCATTGATCACGTGACCCCGCTGCATGAGGCATGTCTGGGGGATCACGTGGCCTGTGCCCGAGCCCTCATCGAGGCTGGGGCTAAT GTGAACGCCACCACTATAGACGGAGTGACCCCTCTGTTTAACGCCTGTTCTGCGGGTAGTGCCCCGTGTACCGAAGTCCTCCTGGAGCATGGTGCCAACCCACAGCCGGAACTGTGCCAACCATCTCCTCTCCATGAGGCCAGCAGCAAAG GAAGATCGGCGTGTGTAGAGGCTCTGATAGCGTGGGGAGCGGATGTGGATTACGATATTCCTCACTTGGGAACAGCACTCTACATCGCCTGCAGCTCCCGGGAGCTACAGTGCACTCGGAAACTTCTGGACGGAG GTGCCAACGTGCAGAAAGGACGTTTCCTGGACACTCCACTTCATGCCGCGGCAGAGAAAGACTGCCCTGAGATCATcagagtgctgctggagttcggCGCGAATATAAACGCTCGCAACCTGGAGCTGCAGAGGCCGGTGGAGACAGCGCCCCCTAGCAGCGCGGCAGAAAACGTGCTTCTGCTTTACGAAG cgtCTCCGCCGGCTCTGACTCAGCTGTGCAGGTTGAGTATCAGAGAGCATTTGGGACGGACCCGACTTCACCTCATCCCCCAGCTCAGACTTCCCACACTCCTCCACAGATTTCTACAGTACAGATAG
- the asb5b gene encoding ankyrin repeat and SOCS box protein 5b isoform X2 has translation MSYTFCWLDTPWGDGDMGSWADRSPLHEAASQGRLLALRTLLSQGYNANIITIDHVTPLHEACLGDHVACARALIEAGANVNATTIDGVTPLFNACSAGSAPCTEVLLEHGANPQPELCQPSPLHEASSKGRSACVEALIAWGADVDYDIPHLGTALYIACSSRELQCTRKLLDGGANVQKGRFLDTPLHAAAEKDCPEIIRVLLEFGANINARNLELQRPVETAPPSSAAENVLLLYEASPPALTQLCRLSIREHLGRTRLHLIPQLRLPTLLHRFLQYR, from the exons ATGTCGTACACATTCTGTTGGCTAGACACGCCGTGGGGAGACGGAGACATGG gctCATGGGCGGATCGATCTCCACTCCACGAAGCAGCAAGTCAGGGTCGACTCCTGGCCCTAAGAACCCTTCTCTCACAG GGTTACAATGCCAACATCATCACCATTGATCACGTGACCCCGCTGCATGAGGCATGTCTGGGGGATCACGTGGCCTGTGCCCGAGCCCTCATCGAGGCTGGGGCTAAT GTGAACGCCACCACTATAGACGGAGTGACCCCTCTGTTTAACGCCTGTTCTGCGGGTAGTGCCCCGTGTACCGAAGTCCTCCTGGAGCATGGTGCCAACCCACAGCCGGAACTGTGCCAACCATCTCCTCTCCATGAGGCCAGCAGCAAAG GAAGATCGGCGTGTGTAGAGGCTCTGATAGCGTGGGGAGCGGATGTGGATTACGATATTCCTCACTTGGGAACAGCACTCTACATCGCCTGCAGCTCCCGGGAGCTACAGTGCACTCGGAAACTTCTGGACGGAG GTGCCAACGTGCAGAAAGGACGTTTCCTGGACACTCCACTTCATGCCGCGGCAGAGAAAGACTGCCCTGAGATCATcagagtgctgctggagttcggCGCGAATATAAACGCTCGCAACCTGGAGCTGCAGAGGCCGGTGGAGACAGCGCCCCCTAGCAGCGCGGCAGAAAACGTGCTTCTGCTTTACGAAG cgtCTCCGCCGGCTCTGACTCAGCTGTGCAGGTTGAGTATCAGAGAGCATTTGGGACGGACCCGACTTCACCTCATCCCCCAGCTCAGACTTCCCACACTCCTCCACAGATTTCTACAGTACAGATAG